Proteins encoded together in one Camelina sativa cultivar DH55 chromosome 9, Cs, whole genome shotgun sequence window:
- the LOC104714712 gene encoding putative cysteine-rich repeat secretory protein 5: MTRINAHFAAASFCFLFSLRAMSQPTQMSIDCTEFNNVTQTSPYLSNRDTVLSTLRNRSTLGSYSNATAGLSPNTIYGMFLCRGDLNRTSCSECVNATTLEIYESCFYRKTALVFSNECIVRYSNTSFFTLVEDGPSTARDSPDSPLGYPLFFNRTLPEKLDELILRASLSSSLPVPYFVEDREHVTQLEGSYDLHAMVQCSPDLDPRNCTVCLNFAVQSLSECCSHALLVRIIFTKCLITYEISALQPNITSLGVTEGNGIFGRTFLAIMTALVLPLWFYDQM; this comes from the exons atgaCGAGAATCAATGCACACTTTGCTGCTGCTTCGTTTTGCTTCTTATTCTCTCTCCGAGCCATGTCCCAACCTACTCAAATGTCTATTGATTGCACCGAATTCAACAACGTCACTCAAACTAGCCCTTATCTTTCAAATCGTGACACGGTCCTCTCTACTCTTCGCAACCGTTCCACCCTCGGAAGCTATTCAAACGCCACTGCCGGTCTTAGCCCAAACACAATATATGGCATGTTCCTTTGCAGAGGAGATCTAAACAGAACATCTTGTTCAGAGTGTGTCAATGCCACAACGTTAGAAATCTATGAATCCTGCTTTTATCGTAAAACAGCTTTGGTATTCTCTAACGAGTGTATAGTTCGGTACTCGAACACTTCTTTCTTCACGCTTGTAGAGGATGGTCCTAGTACCGCTAGAGACTCTCCGGACAGTCCTTTGGGTTATCCGCTATTTTTCAATCGAACACTTCCTGAAAAACTAGACGAACTTATACTCAGAGCATCTTTGTCTTCGTCGTTACCAGTTCCATATTTTGTGGAGGACAGAGAACATGTGACTCAATTGGAAGGTTCATATGATTTACATGCAATGGTCCAGTGTAGTCCTGATCTTGATCCAAGAAACTGCACCGTCTGCTTGAACTTTGCGGTCCAAAGTCTCTCGGAGTGTTGCAGCCATGCTCTGTTGGTTCGGATCATCTTTACTAAATGTCTAATCACGTACGAAATCTCCGCTTTGCAACCGAACATAACGAGTCTTGGCGTTACAGAAG GAAATGGAATATTTGGGCGCACGTTTCTTGCAATCATGACAGCTTTGGTGTTACCACTATGGTTTTATGATCAAATGTAG
- the LOC104714713 gene encoding cysteine-rich repeat secretory protein 4-like, translated as MATMIQSLSSLFCFLSLLSLLFSTSQTISQSDHIHMSTFCNQFSDNFTQASAYETNRDIVLTSLRLRSSLATYSNATTGITPDIVRGMFLCRGDISLSSCSDCVQTAALEISRNCTHQKEAFIFYEECMVRYSDSSFFSLVDERPYIIRYSLSYAPNLDRFPQTLSDKMDELIINATSSPSLSSTPYFVEDEVRVKQFEGSFDLDSLAQCSPDLDPTNCTTCLKLAVKEMLDCCNQSRWAQIFTPKCLLRYEATALSSPPPPSPSPPPPSPPLFPPSLLPPSLVPSPPHFMTPSFGGSFSINVIKGNEIFGRIFIAVMTAYVLTLIGVM; from the exons ATGGCAACAATGATCCaaagtctctcttctctcttttgctttctctcacttttatctcttctcttctctacaaGCCAAACCATATCCCAATCTGACCACATCCACATGAGCACCTTCTGCAACCAATTCTCCGACAACTTCACACAAGCCAGCGCATACGAGACGAACCGCGATATTGTACTCACCTCTCTTCGTCTCCGTTCCTCTCTCGCGACCTATTCCAATGCAACGACCGGTATTACTCCCGACATAGTCCGTGGTATGTTCCTCTGTAGGGGAGACATCTCGTTGTCATCTTGTTCAGACTGTGTTCAAACCGCAGCCCTAGAAATCTCAAGAAACTGTACTCATCAAAAAGAAGCTTTCATTTTCTACGAAGAGTGTATGGTACGTTACTCGGATTCCTCCTTCTTTTCCCTTGTAGACGAGAGACCTTACATCATTAGGTACTCATTGAGTTATGCTCCTAACTTGGATCGGTTCCCGCAAACACTCTCCGATAAAATGGATGAGCTGATCATCAATGCAACTTCTTCCCCATCATTGTCATCAACACCGTATTTCGTGGAGGATGAAGTACGTGTGAAACAATTCGAGGGTTCGTTTGATTTAGATTCACTTGCCCAGTGCAGCCCTGATCTTGATCCAACAAACTGCACAACGTGTCTGAAACTTGCGGTCAAAGAAATGTTGGATTGTTGCAACCAGTCTCGCTGGGCTCAGATCTTTACTCCTAAATGTCTCTTGAGGTACGAAGCTACCGCTTTGTCGTCACCACCTCCACCATCTCCATCACCTCCACCACCTTCTCCGCCACTTTTTCCTCCATCGCTACTGCCTCCATCCCTAGTACCCTCTCCGCCCCATTTCATGACGCCGAGTTTTGGCGGGTCATTTTCTATTAACGTTATAAAAG GAAACGAAATATTTGGGAGAATTTTTATTGCGGTCATGACAGCTTATGTTTTAACACTTATTGGTGTAATGTAA
- the LOC104714714 gene encoding cysteine-rich repeat secretory protein 4-like, translating into MATVIKSLSSLFCFLSILALLFSTSQIISQPEHMRTFCSQISDNFTRTSSYRTNRETLLSSLRDRSSLGTYSNVTTGLSPNTVRGMFLCRGDITRESCSDCVQTATLEISRNCTYQKEAFIFYEECMVRYSDTSFFTLVEDRPYIIRYSLSSAPNTDRFGQTLSDKMDELIIRASSSSSSSSSTPYFVEDQERVTQFEGSYDLDSIVQCSPDLDSGNCTVCLKLAIQEIMDCCSRSRWAQIFTPKCLLRYEASALASPPPPSPPPSPPSLVPSPPLFTRPQNIPSFSGSTSTTVIRGKEIFGRIFIAVMTAYVLALLGV; encoded by the exons aTGGCAACAGTGATAAagagtctctcttctctcttttgctttctctctatcttagctcttctcttctctacaaGCCAAATCATATCCCAACCTGAACACATGCGCACCTTCTGCAGCCAAATTTCCGACAACTTCACGCGAACCAGCTCTTACCGGACAAACCGCGAAACACTTCTCTCCTCTCTCCGTGACCGTTCCTCTCTAGGAACCTATTCCAACGTCACAACAGGTCTTAGCCCCAACACAGTCCGTGGCATGTTCCTCTGTAGAGGAGACATCACGAGAGAATCTTGTTCCGACTGTGTTCAAACCGCAACCCTAGAAATTTCTAGAAACTGCACTTATCAAAAAGAAGCTTTCATATTCTATGAAGAGTGTATGGTACGTTACTCGGATACTTCCTTCTTCACCCTCGTAGAAGACAGACCTTACATCATTAGATACTCTTTGAGTTCTGCTCCAAACACGGATCGGTTTGGACAAACGCTTTCGGATAAAATGGATGAGCTTATCATCAgagcatcttcttcatcatcgtcgtcatcatcaacACCATATTTCGTTGAGGATCAAGAACGTGTCACACAATTCGAGGGTTCATATGATTTAGATTCAATTGTTCAGTGTAGTCCCGATCTTGATTCAGGAAACTGCACTGTGTGTCTGAAACTTGCAATCCAAGAAATCATGGATTGTTGCAGCCGGTCTCGTTGGGCTCAGATCTTTACTCCTAAATGTCTCTTGAGGTATGAAGCTTCCGCTTTGGCATCACCGCCTCCACCGTCTCCGCCACCTTCTCCTCCATCGCTAGTGCCGTCTCCGCCGCTTTTCACGCGGCCACAAAACATACCGAGTTTTAGCGGGTCAACTTCTACTACAGTTATAAGAG GAAAAGAAATATTTGGGAG